Proteins encoded in a region of the Zunongwangia endophytica genome:
- the rpmC gene encoding 50S ribosomal protein L29, with protein MKQSEVKELSVAELQEELGKSRKAYADLKMAHAVSPLENPMQLRTARKSIARLATELTKREQQ; from the coding sequence ATGAAACAATCAGAAGTAAAAGAATTATCTGTTGCAGAATTGCAGGAAGAGCTTGGTAAATCTCGTAAAGCATATGCAGATTTAAAAATGGCTCACGCTGTTTCGCCATTGGAGAACCCAATGCAGTTAAGAACTGCAAGGAAGAGTATAGCGAGATTAGCTACCGAGTTAACTAAAAGAGAACAACAATAA